The nucleotide sequence TCATTGAAGTCATGCGCCGGAGTGATTTTCACCACGCCAGAACCGAATTCCTTGTCCACGTATGTGTCAGCAATGATCTTGATTTTTCTGTTGGTCAAAGGCAGCAGAACGTTTTGGCCAATCAGGTGTTTGTAGCGTTCATCTTCAGGATGCACACACACTGCAGAGTCACCCAGCATGGTTTCTGGACGAGTCGTCGCCACAATCAGGAAGCCGGAACCGTCTTCCAGTGGGTACTTCACGTGATACAAAGAACCCTTGATCTGCTTGTGTTCGACTTCCAGGTCGGAAATCGCTGTTTCCAAAGGACCTGACCAGTTCACCAGACGCTGACCACGATAGATCAGGCCTTTTTTGTGAAGGGATACGAACACCTTGCGAACAGCTTTGGAAACACCTTCGTCCAAAGTGAACACGGCGCGATCCCAGTCACAGGAATCACCCAGGCGGCGCATTTGTCCATAGATGCGGTTTCCGTACTGGTGTTTCCAGTCCCAAACTTTTTCCACGAATTTTTCACGACCCAGATCGTGACGAGTGACACCGTCTTTTTTCAATTCACGCTCTACCACGGATTGAGTGGCGATACCGGCGTGATCTGTTCCCGGCAGCCACATGGTGTTGTAGCCGTTCATTCTTTTCCAGCGGATCATCATGTCCTGGATTGTGTGATCCAGAGCGTGACCCATGTGCAGGAAACCCGTGACGTTCGGAGGCGGAAGGATGATGGAGAATGGAGGTTTTGTGGATTGATCCTGGGCTTTGAAGTACCCGTTCTTTTCCCACCATTCATACGTGCGCGATTCAACATCTGTGGGATTATAACGATCTGATAACTGTTCTGACATTTTCAACGACCTCTAAAGGTTTTAAGGATATGAAATTCTTAAGTTTTTAACCCCTAGAGGCTAACAAATTCAAGCACTTTGGGATAGGCCAAATCGGCAGAAGTTCAGGTGAAAATAGACGAGGGAAGGTGCTGGGGTGGGGAGCGGTGCGAAATAAAAAAGGGAGGCTTGGGGCCTCCCTTGATCTAAGTCTGTGTGAACAGTGCTTATTTTCCTTATTTTAGGAAGTCCGCCATCAAGCGGGCACCTAGAACGATTTCCTGGCTTGTGATGTCGTCGCCAGTTTCTGGCTCTTCTTTCACGTTGTTGTAGGAAAGGTGATAGCGGAAGTTCGTGTCAGTGTACGGTTTGTACTCAACAACTACACCGTAACCGATGAATTTGTTGGTTTCTTCAACGCCAATTTCGCGCTTTTCTTCAGAAGTCTGGAATTCCAAACGTGGAGTCCATTGTTCCATGCCAGTGTAAGCGAATTTCGCCACGATGGAAGTCACAGTGTCTTTGTCGCCAGCATCCAGTTTGTTCTCAGACATCAAATAGTCCAAAGAGAACATCATTGGTTTTGCATTCCACATCACACCCGCAGTCATGAACTGGTTTTTGTCGCCGCTCGCAACGCCGTTCATGGTGTGGTAAGAAAGGTTTGTCATCAGGGCTTTTTCCATCCAGCCACCTCTCCACACGATACCCATCATGGAAGTGTTTTGGTCGAATGCAGCTCCCGCAGCACCTTCATCAGCTTTTTCGTTGGTCGCCATGATGTACACATTCTGATCGCCAAAGGTCAAAGTTCCTTTAACACCAGTCATGTACAACAGATTCGCTGTGCCGAAGTTGTCGCCAGCAAGAGCACCAGCAGGGCCGGACATTGTGTAGAATTGGGAAGTCAGGTACAAATCCGCACCGCTCGTAGCGCCTTCGAAGCCACCGAATTCAGTGTTGAAGCGACCAACGGACAAAGCGAACATTTCAGACATTTTGTGAGTCAGGAAAGCATACTCAACCGCAGTTTGTGCGCTGTCGGTGGCAAGCTGGGTTGCACTCTTGTTGAATGCAAGACGAACGCGGAAGGAAAGATCTTCCGTAGCTTTGCCTTGATAATCCAAGCGACCCGTCTTGAAGTAGAACTTGGAGAAATCCTGCAAAGGGGATTCATCGTAAGAGGTTGAGTTGTAGTCTGCACGCAGGTCCAAATTCAAAGTTCCGGCCTGAGCTGCAGAAGTCATCGTTGTTGTAGCAAGAGCTGCAATCAAAAACTTTTTCATGTTACTTCCTTGTTTAAAGTTCTAAGTTTTGATGTAGCCAGTATGGTATAAAGTCTTGCCTTCAACAACAATGCTTTAAAATTTTGTGTTGGTTCTGTGTCAAATTATTGTTGGCGTTCTTTCAAGAGGCCTTCAAGACCACCTTTAACATAGAAACTATTGATGAATCCGGCTTGTTCCAACAT is from Bdellovibrio bacteriovorus str. Tiberius and encodes:
- a CDS encoding porin, with protein sequence MKKFLIAALATTTMTSAAQAGTLNLDLRADYNSTSYDESPLQDFSKFYFKTGRLDYQGKATEDLSFRVRLAFNKSATQLATDSAQTAVEYAFLTHKMSEMFALSVGRFNTEFGGFEGATSGADLYLTSQFYTMSGPAGALAGDNFGTANLLYMTGVKGTLTFGDQNVYIMATNEKADEGAAGAAFDQNTSMMGIVWRGGWMEKALMTNLSYHTMNGVASGDKNQFMTAGVMWNAKPMMFSLDYLMSENKLDAGDKDTVTSIVAKFAYTGMEQWTPRLEFQTSEEKREIGVEETNKFIGYGVVVEYKPYTDTNFRYHLSYNNVKEEPETGDDITSQEIVLGARLMADFLK